The following DNA comes from Thermococcus sp. LS1.
TCGTGGAAAAGCGCGCCTTCATGCTGCCCAATATAGACTGCAGGATGTGTGGGTACAAGTGTGCCGAGATGGCGAGGATGATTGTCAAAGGCGAGAAAACGCTCAACGACTGTGTGGTTCTCAGCTCAAAGCCGAAGGTCACCGTTAAGATAGACGGCCAGGTTCTTCCGATGAAGGACTGGGTACAGGAGCTCGTCGAGAAGACGATTAAGGGTATGCTCTCGGCCATGAAGGGCTACAGAGGTGGGAAGAAGATAGAGATAATCATAAGGGAGGATTGAACCTTTTGAAGTCTCCCAAATCCCACACTTTCGATCCTCTTCCCTCAACATTCTCTCTTCTTTGACTATATTCGCCATCAGTCCGTAATGCTACCCACAATTTCAACCGGAACTTCCCGCACTTTCTCTCCCTCAAGCACAAAAGCCCTGTAGTTCCCATTATCATCAACTATCAGCCACACAACTGGCCAGAGCCTCATACCAGGCAGATCATGCCCGCTCGGCCTCGGCGGGCACTTCAAGTGTGAGTGGAAGATGCCGACGACTTCAAGTCCCCTTTCTTCTGCCTCATCTATGGCCTGCACCATCTCAAGGGGCTCCATTTCAAATCCCGTGGATGAGTTCAGGCGATTGGTGATGAAGCGAATTTCTTCAACAATAGCCTCCTCTTGTTCCTTCCTCCCAAATAGGAAGCCGCATATTTCGATTTCGGATTTCCTTGCCGTCTCGATAATCTGCTTTAGATTTCCTTGTCGAATCGTTAACTTCATGTTCGAGAATATGCCCGTTAAGCTTATAAATTTTGGACGAGTGACAGGATTTTGCGGTGGTAAAATGAAATGGGCCCTCACCCTCCACGGTGGCAAGAACCCTGGCGAAAGGATTGTTTTCCACGCTGAAACCGCCGACGAGGCCAGAAGGGTCGCGGTCAGGGAACTGAAGCGGAAGGACGCGAGGGTTTTCGAGCTCGAGAAGCTTGAGTGAATTCTATGTGGTTTTCTTTCTTCTTACTCTTCCCCACGCTGATGCCCACATTTGGGTCCCTTGTAAGTAATAGGCACCAATGCTCACTTTCGGCTGTGGTTTTCCGTTCATTGACGTTCTCAATTGTGCAGCAATGTTTTTAAAAAAGGTCAAAATTTTCTATCACTCTCAGTGATATATTGGGGGTGACCTCATGCTGGCGAGGATAGTCTACTACCGGGCAAACACCCTTCCGGAGGAGCTCGTTATTGCAGTTAACAGCATCGAAAAGGCCGAGAAGATTGCAAAGGAGAAGATGGAAGAGTTTAAGGCCGTAGACTTCGAAGTCGAGATGATAGCTTAGTCTCATCCTCCGATTTCTATCACATCGACGTTGATTAGCAGCTCTTTAAGCTTGGTAGCTATCTCTTGGCCGCCCCGTTCGAGCGGGCGAGCATGACGACGTCCTCGTATTTGAGACCAGCTTTTGGGCATGCTCAACAGCACGCTACCATGCAACTGCTTCCTTGGCATTTTCTAAACCGAACAGGATGAGCACCAGTCCAGTTAGCGTCGCGGCAAAGTAGACTTTGATGCTGACGAAGTGCATCGGGATTGCGAGTATCAAAATCAGTCCGGCGGTTTTCAGTATCGTCTGTTCGGTCATCTCGGCAAGCACATCGAGGGTCTTGTAGAGGTAATAGAGCGAGAGCGCCTGCAGGAACAGGAAGACCACGTGAACGCCGTTGTAAACGAGCGGGCTCGTTTCAATCGGGGTTATCCCAAGCACTTTCGCCCAGCCAGATATGCCCAGGAATATCTTTGCCACGTAGAGCGGCACAGAGAGGAGGAAGGCAGCTATCGAAAGCCTAACCGCGCGGCCGAGCTCTTCCCTGCCGAGCTTTTCGAGCGCTCCCCTAAGAAGGAGCAGGCCCACTATAGTGGGGGGGTAGAGGTACATCATGAGAATTAGAGTTAGCCCATAGGCTCCCTGGAGCTTTCTTATTACTTCCATAGCATCCCCAGAAAAGATGGTTTCAAAAGGTTAAAAGGTTAGAGGCTGGGGCATCGGCCCCTCGCCCCGCGTGAACTATCGTTCACTGGCTCACGCGCCGCGTGAGTGCTTGAACTGCTCCTGTATCTTCCTGTAGTGCTCCATGGTCTCCTTACTCACGCTGGGGCCTATCTTCTTCAGCGCCTCCTCGAAGTCGGCCATTGTAACCTTGACCCTTTGCCTTATCTCGTCCGCCTTCATTCCAGGCTTGATGACTCCCTCCTGGAGGGCCTTCCTCATGGCGAGCATGGCAGCCTCCCTGACCACTGCTGCGATATCGGCTCCAGTGTAGCCCTCCGTTCTCCTGGCGAGCTCCTCGAGGCTGACATCCTCAGCGAGCGGCACGTTCCTGGTGTGCACCTTGAATATCTCCAGTCTGGCCTTCTCGTCTGGCGCTGGCACGAGTATCAGCCTGTCGAACCTTCCGGGCCTGAGCAGGGCTGGGTCTATGATGTCTGGCCTGTTGGTTGCAGCAATGACAACCACACCGCTGTTCTCGGCTATGCCGTCCATCTCGGTGAGCAGCTGGTTGATGAGCCTGTCGGTGACCCTGTTCACGTCAGTGCCGCGGCGCGGGGCTATTGCGTCGATCTCATCGATGAATATCACCGTTGGAGCTGCCTGCCTTGCCTTCCTGAATATCTCGCGGATGTTCTTCTCGCTCTCGCCGACCCACTTGCTGAGCACCTCTGGACCCCTGATGGCGATGAAGTTGGCCTCGCTCTCAGTAGCGACGGCCTTGGCGAGGAGCGTCTTACCGGTTCCCGGAGGACCGTAAAGGAGTATTCCCTTCGGTGGGGTTATGCCCAGTCCGAGGAAGGCCTCCGGGTACTTGAGCGGCCACTCGACAGCCTCTTTGAGTTCCTGCTTAACATCTTCAAGGCCACCGATGTCGTCCCAGCGGACGTTCGGGACTTCGAGGAGCACCTCCCTGAGCGCTGACGGCTCGACCATCTTGAGGGCCTCGTAGAAGTCCCTCTTGGTGACCTTGAGCTCCTCTAGGACCTCCTTCGGTATGTGCTCAGCCTCGAAGTCTATCTTGCCCTCCTTGATGAGCCTCCTCAGAGCGGCCATCGCTGCCTCTCTTGCCAGCGCTGCCAGATCAGCTCCAACGAAGCCGTGGGTCTTCTCAGCGAGCTCCTCCAGCAGGTCGTCGATGAGCTTGACCTTGACCTCATCGTAGAGCCTCTCATCGAGCTCCCTGAGTATCTCCTTGGCTTCCTCCTCAGTCTTGGCCTTCTCGACTCTCTCGATGGCCCTGTCGATGACGTCTCTGAAGCGCTCGTCACCACGGAGGTTCTCGAGTATCTTCTTGACCTTGCTGACCCTGAACTCTGGCTCGATTGGCATCCCTCTGGTGTGTATCTGGAGTATCTCTTTCCTGCCCTGCTTGTCCGGCACACCCACCTCAAGCTCACGGTCGAAGCGTCCGGGCCTCCTTAGAGCAGGGTCTATCGCATCGGGCCTGTTGGTAGCGGCAATGACTATGACCTTTCCGCGGCTCTTGAGGCCGTCCATCAAAGTCAGCAGCTGGCTGACAACTCTCTTCTCGACTTCGCCGTGGGTCTCTTCTCTCTTGGGAGCAATTGCATCAATCTCGTCTATGAAGATTATCGCTGGGGCGTTCTCCTCTGCCTCCTTGAATACCTCTCTGAGCCTCTCCTCGCTCTCGCCGTAGTACTTGCTCATTATCTCCGGCCCGTTGATGGCTATGAAGTGAGCGTTAGCCTCGTTGGCGACGGCCTTAGCGAGGAGCGTCTTTCCAGTTCCAGGTGGACCGTAGAGGAGCACACCCTTCGGCGGCTCGATGCCGAGCTTCTCGAATATCTCCGGGTGCTTGAGCGGGAGCTCTATCATCTCCCTGACCTTCTGGATGACGTCCTTGAGGCCGCCTATGTCCTCGTAGGTGACGCCGAGTGCTGCCGTCTTGCTGACCTCCTTGACGGGCTTCTCGCTGACGGTGAAGTCGGTGAACTCGGTTATCTGGACTATACCAGCTGG
Coding sequences within:
- a CDS encoding CDC48 family AAA ATPase → MAEKREAKLKVASAYQRDVGRGIVRIDRKAMREIGVQPGDIIEIIGTKNTAAVVWPAYPEDEGLSIIRMDGTIRKNAGVGLGDEVTVRKAEVKEAKKVIVAPTEPIRFGHDFVEWLHSRLVGRPVVRGDYIKVGILGQELTFVVTATTPAGIVQITEFTDFTVSEKPVKEVSKTAALGVTYEDIGGLKDVIQKVREMIELPLKHPEIFEKLGIEPPKGVLLYGPPGTGKTLLAKAVANEANAHFIAINGPEIMSKYYGESEERLREVFKEAEENAPAIIFIDEIDAIAPKREETHGEVEKRVVSQLLTLMDGLKSRGKVIVIAATNRPDAIDPALRRPGRFDRELEVGVPDKQGRKEILQIHTRGMPIEPEFRVSKVKKILENLRGDERFRDVIDRAIERVEKAKTEEEAKEILRELDERLYDEVKVKLIDDLLEELAEKTHGFVGADLAALAREAAMAALRRLIKEGKIDFEAEHIPKEVLEELKVTKRDFYEALKMVEPSALREVLLEVPNVRWDDIGGLEDVKQELKEAVEWPLKYPEAFLGLGITPPKGILLYGPPGTGKTLLAKAVATESEANFIAIRGPEVLSKWVGESEKNIREIFRKARQAAPTVIFIDEIDAIAPRRGTDVNRVTDRLINQLLTEMDGIAENSGVVVIAATNRPDIIDPALLRPGRFDRLILVPAPDEKARLEIFKVHTRNVPLAEDVSLEELARRTEGYTGADIAAVVREAAMLAMRKALQEGVIKPGMKADEIRQRVKVTMADFEEALKKIGPSVSKETMEHYRKIQEQFKHSRGA
- a CDS encoding M67 family metallopeptidase — encoded protein: MKLTIRQGNLKQIIETARKSEIEICGFLFGRKEQEEAIVEEIRFITNRLNSSTGFEMEPLEMVQAIDEAEERGLEVVGIFHSHLKCPPRPSGHDLPGMRLWPVVWLIVDDNGNYRAFVLEGEKVREVPVEIVGSITD
- a CDS encoding transposase; this translates as MEVIRKLQGAYGLTLILMMYLYPPTIVGLLLLRGALEKLGREELGRAVRLSIAAFLLSVPLYVAKIFLGISGWAKVLGITPIETSPLVYNGVHVVFLFLQALSLYYLYKTLDVLAEMTEQTILKTAGLILILAIPMHFVSIKVYFAATLTGLVLILFGLENAKEAVAW